The Muricauda sp. SCSIO 65647 genome includes a region encoding these proteins:
- a CDS encoding ArsR/SmtB family transcription factor produces MRIRTEISSKYINETDQEVAKIANALAHPVRVALVRYLSEKNNGRGVDNVTCNKDLVNMFEYSQSTISQHVKILKEAGLFLTEQHDKFVHYELNYQLLEKFAVTVGALKG; encoded by the coding sequence ATGCGCATACGTACCGAAATTTCGAGCAAGTACATCAATGAAACGGATCAAGAGGTGGCCAAAATCGCCAATGCCCTGGCACATCCCGTACGCGTGGCCTTGGTACGTTACTTGTCTGAAAAGAACAATGGGCGAGGGGTTGACAATGTTACCTGCAACAAGGATCTGGTGAACATGTTCGAGTATTCACAATCGACCATATCACAGCATGTCAAAATTTTAAAGGAAGCGGGACTCTTTCTTACCGAACAGCATGATAAGTTCGTCCATTACGAATTGAACTATCAACTGTTAGAGAAATTTGCGGTCACAGTAGGTGCGTTAAAAGGGTGA
- a CDS encoding TonB-dependent receptor: MNKRVVLSPAIPQIPWLLGLYFCGCLLAYGQTSHTISGTITDKSNGETLFGASVFLTGTTIGGVTNEYGFYSITAPEGEYVLNISYMGYTDVNLKIQLNEDIKRDVEISEFSTELDEVVVTAEEPERALLRKPEMSVVKMNVGTIKQTPVVLGEVDVLKSLQLLPGVTNNGEGTGGFHVRGGAQDQNLVLLDEAIIYNTSHMFGFFSVFNADAIKDVKLYKGGIPARFGGRVSSVLDIRQKDGNSKNFAMTGGIGLISSRLTAEGPVFGDKGSFLIAGRRSYVDLILAAAGEDNRVSFYDLNLKTNYSINRNNKLFLSGYFGRDAFDFAGIFENSYGNGSGNLRWNHIFNDRLFSNLSAIVSRYDYDLNFDQDDFEWVSSITNYNLKYDLKYYLNDKFSLDFGLNGIYYDFDPGQVQPTSESSPVNPLQLDQKRALEGGAYINAEHKLTDKLTAQYGLRYSAFSRLGGQPITEYANGQPVVYNATLGIYERGEAIGETDFARSESIKTYGNLEPRISVAYLLNEDASIKVGFSRAAQYIHLLSNTSSVTPLDVWTPSGPFIEPQLSNQYALGYFRNFLNKEYSLEVEAYYKTVDNRIDYIDGSELIGQNTIETEILNGEMRAYGLELLLRKNEGDLTGWIAYTLSKSEQRTLGGSAGGPGINEGDWYNTFFDRTHDLSVSGNYRLNDQWSFGANMIFQTGRPVTYPNGQYLYEDLSIASYAPRNSDRLPAYHRVDVAMTYKPRKYQNKRFKGEWVLSVYNLYHRKNAAAISFGQNLETGANEATRTAIFGIVPSLTYNFKF; the protein is encoded by the coding sequence ATGAACAAACGTGTAGTTTTAAGTCCAGCAATCCCGCAAATACCTTGGTTGCTCGGACTTTATTTTTGCGGCTGCCTGTTGGCCTATGGTCAGACCAGCCACACCATTAGCGGTACCATTACCGACAAAAGCAATGGGGAGACCCTCTTTGGGGCTTCCGTATTCCTCACCGGCACCACTATCGGTGGGGTCACCAACGAATATGGGTTTTATTCCATCACCGCCCCAGAGGGGGAATACGTGCTCAATATCTCGTACATGGGCTATACCGATGTGAACCTCAAGATTCAATTGAACGAGGACATCAAGCGAGATGTGGAGATTTCCGAATTTTCCACCGAACTCGATGAAGTGGTGGTCACCGCCGAAGAACCTGAACGGGCCCTATTGCGCAAACCCGAGATGAGCGTGGTAAAGATGAACGTGGGCACCATCAAACAGACCCCCGTCGTCTTGGGCGAAGTGGACGTGCTAAAGAGCCTACAGCTCTTGCCCGGGGTCACCAACAACGGTGAGGGTACGGGCGGCTTTCACGTACGTGGGGGCGCGCAGGACCAAAACCTGGTCTTGCTCGATGAGGCCATTATCTACAACACCTCGCATATGTTCGGGTTCTTTTCGGTCTTTAATGCCGATGCCATCAAAGATGTAAAACTTTACAAAGGGGGCATTCCCGCACGCTTCGGCGGTCGGGTCTCCTCGGTATTGGACATCCGCCAAAAAGACGGCAACAGCAAGAACTTTGCGATGACCGGCGGCATTGGGCTGATATCCAGTCGATTGACGGCCGAGGGTCCCGTTTTTGGGGATAAGGGCTCCTTTTTGATTGCCGGGCGCCGCTCATATGTCGATTTGATCTTGGCCGCAGCAGGGGAAGACAACCGGGTCTCCTTTTACGATTTGAACCTCAAGACGAATTACAGCATCAACCGGAACAACAAACTTTTTTTGAGCGGTTATTTTGGTCGTGATGCCTTTGACTTTGCAGGTATTTTTGAGAACAGCTACGGCAACGGTTCGGGCAACCTGCGCTGGAACCATATTTTTAACGACCGACTGTTCTCTAACCTATCGGCTATCGTGAGTCGGTATGACTATGATCTGAACTTTGACCAAGATGATTTTGAATGGGTATCGTCCATCACCAACTACAACCTGAAATACGATTTAAAATATTATCTGAACGACAAGTTTTCGTTAGATTTTGGACTTAACGGCATCTATTACGATTTTGATCCGGGACAGGTGCAGCCCACTTCGGAAAGCTCTCCCGTGAATCCCTTGCAACTAGACCAAAAGCGGGCCTTGGAAGGCGGGGCCTATATCAATGCCGAGCACAAGTTGACCGATAAATTGACGGCCCAATACGGTCTGCGGTACAGTGCTTTTTCACGCTTGGGCGGACAACCCATTACGGAATATGCCAACGGACAGCCCGTGGTCTATAATGCCACCTTGGGCATTTACGAAAGGGGAGAGGCCATTGGCGAGACCGATTTCGCCCGAAGCGAGTCCATCAAAACCTACGGCAACCTTGAGCCTCGAATATCCGTGGCCTACCTCTTGAACGAGGATGCCTCCATAAAAGTGGGGTTTTCGCGGGCCGCACAGTACATTCATTTGTTGAGCAATACCTCTTCGGTCACGCCCTTGGACGTGTGGACCCCCAGTGGGCCCTTTATCGAGCCACAGTTGTCGAATCAGTACGCTTTGGGCTACTTCCGCAATTTCTTGAACAAGGAATACTCCTTGGAGGTGGAGGCTTATTATAAAACGGTAGACAATCGTATCGACTATATCGATGGGTCTGAACTTATTGGCCAGAATACCATTGAGACCGAAATTTTGAACGGCGAGATGCGGGCCTATGGATTGGAACTCTTGCTTCGCAAAAATGAGGGCGACCTGACGGGTTGGATCGCCTATACGCTTTCCAAATCAGAACAGCGCACTCTAGGGGGCAGCGCCGGTGGCCCGGGCATCAATGAGGGAGATTGGTATAATACCTTCTTTGACCGCACCCACGACCTCTCCGTTTCGGGAAATTATCGTTTGAACGACCAATGGAGCTTTGGCGCCAACATGATCTTTCAGACTGGTAGGCCCGTGACCTATCCAAACGGTCAGTATTTATACGAAGACTTGTCCATCGCCAGCTATGCGCCTAGAAATTCAGACCGCTTGCCCGCGTATCACCGTGTAGATGTTGCCATGACCTATAAACCCAGAAAATACCAAAACAAACGCTTTAAAGGCGAGTGGGTGTTGAGTGTGTACAACCTGTACCATCGAAAGAACGCCGCTGCCATTTCTTTTGGGCAAAATCTCGAAACCGGGGCAAACGAAGCCACCCGTACGGCCATTTTTGGCATTGTACCCTCATTGACCTACAACTTTAAATTTTAA
- a CDS encoding DUF4249 family protein has translation MVFLLLVTLASCTDVVDVEVQDGPERLVVEASLDWEKGTTGNVQTIRLRKSTPFFDTNSITDVMGASVVVTNDTSGAQFVFADQNNGEYRTNSFQPVLGQSYSLRIEYNGEVFTAQETMMPVTEITDVFQAREEGFDSEILEVHVVFTDPETEGDHYLFKFQRQGDLLPDLEVAEDEFVNGNEIDWWYEIEDEDDVDPFEPGDVVDIEMYGISRAYYDYIKILADQLGGVGIFETTPVAVRGNCINETNSDNYAFGYFRLTEVDKTSYTFVEEQ, from the coding sequence ATGGTATTTTTACTACTAGTGACACTGGCTTCCTGTACTGACGTGGTGGATGTGGAAGTGCAAGACGGTCCGGAACGTTTGGTGGTGGAAGCCTCTTTGGATTGGGAAAAGGGAACCACGGGCAATGTACAGACCATCCGATTACGGAAATCCACCCCATTTTTTGATACCAATAGCATTACCGATGTCATGGGCGCTTCGGTGGTGGTCACCAACGATACCAGTGGGGCGCAATTTGTTTTTGCCGACCAGAACAATGGGGAGTATCGAACCAATAGCTTTCAACCGGTTTTGGGACAATCATATTCCCTGCGAATTGAGTACAACGGTGAGGTATTTACCGCACAGGAAACCATGATGCCGGTAACGGAGATCACCGATGTGTTTCAAGCTCGCGAAGAAGGTTTTGATTCCGAAATTCTGGAGGTACACGTGGTGTTCACCGATCCCGAAACCGAGGGAGACCACTACCTTTTCAAATTTCAACGCCAGGGCGATTTACTACCCGATCTCGAAGTGGCCGAAGATGAATTTGTGAACGGTAATGAAATTGATTGGTGGTATGAAATCGAAGATGAAGATGATGTTGACCCATTTGAACCCGGCGATGTGGTCGACATTGAAATGTACGGTATCTCGAGAGCGTATTACGATTACATCAAGATTCTGGCCGACCAATTGGGAGGTGTGGGCATCTTTGAAACTACGCCCGTTGCGGTACGCGGCAATTGTATCAATGAGACCAATTCCGACAACTATGCCTTTGGGTATTTTAGGTTGACCGAAGTGGATAAGACCAGCTACACTTTTGTGGAAGAGCAGTAA
- a CDS encoding phosphatase PAP2 family protein, which produces MKKVLLLLLLVPSVRPYAQSLHPLEPAKNHYAKLQQLDARPNAERADMDRISFTPNQYRSSALSYLLMAPAYLNQNQVEALKNAMAFPANSSDQTKAELEFLLEWQNKRTPAQVERSSQVLAPIGYWPHVDVKKDHERYDKNVKDLMFEGREVLGEHCTAANYPATFKLLQGVTKDMRIMEFTVKYHLLRARPYVLEPKLQPLAIMGSPSFASGHTLWAYIQAFVWSELVPEKRPQFLALAYEIGESREIMGIHYPSDEEAAQVLAHDMLTAMWTNPKFQEDLRAAKGEWE; this is translated from the coding sequence ATGAAAAAAGTGCTGCTTCTTCTGCTTCTAGTACCTAGTGTTCGACCCTATGCGCAATCGCTCCATCCGTTAGAGCCCGCCAAGAATCATTATGCAAAATTGCAACAATTGGATGCCCGACCCAATGCGGAGCGCGCTGATATGGACCGAATTTCCTTTACGCCCAATCAGTACCGCTCGTCAGCGCTGTCGTACCTCTTGATGGCCCCAGCTTATTTGAACCAAAATCAGGTAGAAGCACTAAAAAATGCCATGGCCTTTCCGGCCAACAGTTCAGATCAGACCAAAGCCGAACTGGAATTCCTTCTGGAATGGCAAAACAAGCGTACTCCCGCCCAAGTGGAACGTAGCTCACAAGTGTTGGCACCCATCGGCTATTGGCCGCATGTTGACGTGAAAAAAGACCATGAGCGTTACGATAAGAATGTAAAAGACCTCATGTTCGAGGGTAGGGAAGTGCTGGGCGAACACTGCACGGCGGCCAACTACCCGGCCACCTTTAAACTGTTGCAAGGTGTGACCAAAGACATGCGCATCATGGAGTTTACCGTAAAATACCATCTGCTGCGTGCCCGACCCTATGTATTGGAACCCAAACTACAACCCTTGGCCATCATGGGGTCGCCTTCGTTTGCCAGTGGGCATACCCTTTGGGCGTATATCCAAGCTTTTGTATGGAGCGAGTTGGTGCCTGAAAAACGACCACAATTTTTGGCCCTGGCCTATGAGATAGGGGAGTCCCGTGAAATTATGGGCATTCATTACCCCAGTGATGAAGAAGCGGCCCAGGTATTGGCGCATGACATGCTGACTGCTATGTGGACCAACCCCAAGTTTCAGGAAGATTTAAGGGCGGCAAAGGGGGAGTGGGAATAG